The following are from one region of the Vanessa atalanta chromosome 5, ilVanAtal1.2, whole genome shotgun sequence genome:
- the LOC125064263 gene encoding serine/threonine-protein kinase dst1-like, with protein MVKSEDVMKHVEGRPIPFSKPQTPVTQNPTIKPITINNLQSNVGQNRGNSTISDTKTSITLPVVTNPIFIKEKKLPKVPESHFNETVINKIGDKTTSDPSKKQKTKTSPSTLHKTILNTTLKESIEGSPTSVNVTETVDKTVVNIQHNQLRNDTELKKISGIENQNLIGHNVLLNSSTTTDEPVNNGKNFTEILINTTSTPILNESHTLTSVKEPKINRSNASHLEINKESHDVVSSLSSTPTPNTENTTENSTFWFKADDDFWKKLISGNNTQNLIYFLFVPPKTNPEKETKTTIYPNGTTVEEVIERISGDDGEPKITKSTKITHKNNTDVNSYK; from the exons ATGGTCAAATCTGAAGATGTAATGAAACATGTTGAAGGCAGACCAATTCCGTTTTCCAAACCACAAACGCCAGTTACACAAAATCCAACTATCAAACCAATTACGATTAATAATCTCCAATCGAACGTAGGACAAAATAGAGGCAATAGTACTATTTCCGATACTAAAACGTCTATAACGTTACCGGTTGTAActaatccaatatttattaaagagaaaaaattaCCAAAAGTGCCTGAAAGTCATTTTAACGAGACTGTTATCAACAAAATCGGTGACAAAACAACGAGTGATCCATcaaaaaaacagaaaacaaaaacaagtcCATCGACTCTTCATAAAACGATATTGAACACAACCCTAAAAGAATCAATTGAAGGAAGTCCCACGTCGGTTAATGTTACCGAAACTGTTGATAAAACTGTTGTAAATATCCAACACAATCAACTACGAAATGATACTGAGTTAAAGAAAATATCGGGAAttgaaaatcaaaatctaattggacataatgttttattaaacagcTCAACTACAACCGACGAACCGGTTAACAATGGTAAAAACTTcacagaaatattaataaatacaacttCGACGccaattttaaatgaatctcATACCTTAACAAGTGTAAAAGAGCCTAAAATAAATAGAAGCAATGCTTCtcatttggaaataaataaggAGAGCCACGATGTAGTTAGtt cACTTTCCAGCACTCCAACGCCAAATACCGAGAATACTACAGAAAATTCAACGTTTTGGTTTAAAGCCGATGATGATTTCTGGAAAAAACTTATAAGTGGAAATAATACacagaatttaatatattttctatttgttcCTCCCAAAACAAACCCAGAGAAAGAGACGAAAACTACCATATATCCCAATGGCACCACAGTCGAGGAAGTTATAGAAAGAATAAGCGGTGatg ATGGAGAacctaaaataacaaaatcaacaaaaattacacataaaaataatactgatgttaattcatataaataa
- the LOC125064383 gene encoding inducible metalloproteinase inhibitor protein-like, which produces MTCLQTTAVLLSVLVNLSSGTLSCGINEIMDECPSDCAYDHCPKHEFQDRTPCPKPEVCPPPACKCGFNYRRAENGTCIPTTECPPFECSRVNEEFNPCPFYCPSDNCDDASPSGECPFFLLIVINCSPSCKCIRHYWRKDGVCVPYTECPNIISSNVQDQVILDETSTAQGFDYVTSE; this is translated from the exons ATGACGTGCTTGCAAACCACTGCCGTCCTGTTATCAGTTTTAGTTAATTTGTCCTCAG GGACACTTTCATGCGGCATCAACGAGATAATGGATGAATGTCCTTCAGATTGCGCCTACGACCATTGCCCCAAGCACGAGTTCCAGGATAGAACACCATGTCCTAAACCTGAAGTTTGTCCACCACCAGCTTGCAAGTGTGGCTTCAACTATCGTAGAGCTGAAAACGGCACGTGCATACCCACTACAGAATGTC CTCCATTTGAGTGTTCCCGCGTCAATGAAGAGTTCAATCCCTGCCCTTTCTATTGTCCTTCTGACAATTGCGACGACGCATCACCTTCTGGGGAATGCCCTTTTTTCCTGCTCATTGTCATAAATTGCAGCCCTTCTTGCAAATGTATTAGACATTACTGGAGGAAAGATGGAGTTTGTGTCCCTTATACGGAGTGCC CCAACATCATTAGCTCCAACGTCCAAGACCAAGTCATATTGGATGAAACGTCAACGGCGCAAGGATTTGATTACGTCACATCTGAATAA
- the LOC125064296 gene encoding uncharacterized protein LOC125064296, translating into MSCFIINLVFVFLVHFATADNECGTNEVLKQNPDCVSDYCPGAEDQCTDYRDPCAPCKCGLNYRRAANGTCISTRDCPPIPCGENEIYDTCPVCSESCANAVPSGKRCRQIGRIGITVICDPKCRCIDFYWRNDANKCVTYEECTQDQSGC; encoded by the exons ATGTCgtgttttatcattaatttggtGTTTGTTTTCCTTGTACATTTTGCAAcag cTGATAACGAGTGTGGTACTAATGAAGTCCTGAAGCAAAACCCAGACTGTGTATCCGACTACTGCCCTGGTGCTGAAGATCAGTGCACAGATTATCGCGATCCCTGTGCGCCCTGTAAATGCGGTCTTAATTATCGAAGAGCTGCAAATGGAACTTGTATATCTACTAGAGATTGTC ctCCAATTCCGTGCGGCGAGAATGAAATTTACGACACATGCCCCGTCTGTTCAGAATCATGTGCTAATGCCGTGCCAAGTGGAAAACGCTGCCGGCAGATAGGTAGAATAGGGATAACAGTAATTTGTGACCCAAAATGTCGTTGTATCGACTTTTATTGGAGGAATGACGCAAATAAATGCGTTACCTACGAAGAATGCA CTCAAGATCAATCTGGTTGTTAA
- the LOC125064382 gene encoding inducible metalloproteinase inhibitor protein-like encodes MKTFILFFSYFIFLCMCQSDLQCSGPNEMIDCVGDCPPEKTCKTKDIQFNCLLNNKRCQMKCVCKKGFYRNLIGQCIASELCDKCPDANEYYSCGGACDNVCADLHTQNQTHCPIRNIKCNEKCYCKEGYARNKNNVCVPFNKCHTLCEEHEEYQECKRTCPPDFCVSLVARFKCDSNAACTPGCVCKSGYLRKGFEKPCVAINLCPELANSPDFNLHFIN; translated from the exons ATGAAGaccttcattttgtttttttcgtattttattttcctgTGTATGTGTCAATCTG atttaCAATGTTCCGGCCCAAATGAAATGATTGACTGTGTTGGAGATTGTCCTCCTGAGAAAACTTGCAAAACGAAAGacatacaatttaattgtttactaaataataaaagatgtCAAATGAAATGCGTctgtaaaaaaggtttttatagaAACTTAATAGGACAATGTATAGCAAGTGAATTGTGTG ATAAATGTCCTGACGCCAACGAATATTATAGCTGTGGCGGTGCCTGTGATAATGTGTGTGCAGATTTACATACGCAAAACCAAACACATTGTCCCATTAGAAACATAAAATGTAACGAAAAGTGCTATTGTAAAGAAGGCTATGcaaggaataaaaataacgtttgcGTTCCTTTCAATAAGTGTC ATACTTTGTGCGAGGAACATGAAGAATATCAAGAGTGTAAAAGAACCTGTCCACCAGATTTTTGCGTATCACTAGTAGCCAGGTTTAAATGCGACAGCAACGCAGCATGTACACCAGGATGTGTTTGTAAGTCTGGCTATTTACGAAAGGGATTCGAAAAACCATGTGTGGCAATTAATCTATGTCCAGAATTGGCAAATTCGCCAGATTTCAATTTACATTTCATCAACTAA
- the LOC125064379 gene encoding aspartate--tRNA ligase, mitochondrial has product MLRRNFMHLLNSIESRTGGYISSVSTGSRHCFLLNNKQKFHHQWLLSAKKHETKSKHVHDLDIVDQNTFSYRTHTCGELRSNNVGQKVLLCGWVQFVRLSKFLLIRDSYGQTQCIVNNSDINISDIPLESIVMINGTVAARPKSMYNPEMETGEIEVIIDKIDILNEVDKLPFNLRNYQKPKEQLRLQYRYIDLRFPQMQSNLRQRSLLLHNMRKFLVEKHRFVEVETPTLFCRTPGGAREFIVPTHYSGLFYSLVQSPQQFKQMLMVGGIDRYFQIARCYRDETTRPDRQPEFTQLDIELSFTNLDCIINMIEQLLQETFLEDLPKSPFKRITYKEALENYGSDKPNLTYEWKLNNISHLLEQHSADPNFGAFSLAYSSSLGKLTAKYKETINSLRKKYNVRIILNENISRDIGQDINNQLKGITGEENDNIIALGDKDNACLCLGDIRELLAPLLKSKNLLSWKDTIEPLWVVDFPLFVKGENGLQTCHHPFTAPHPEDLHLLDSDPLKVRSLAYDIVFNGNEVGGGSVRVHNAELQKKILDILNIDSNNLLHFINALKSGCPPHGGIALGIDRLMAIACRAESIRDVIAFPKTHEGKDPLSGAPNKVNDEDKKYYNIRSIE; this is encoded by the coding sequence ATGTTGAGAAGAAActttatgcatttattaaattCGATAGAATCAAGAACTGGTGGATATATCTCGTCTGTAAGTACAGGATCAAGACATTGTTTCTTGCTCAATAATAAGCAAAAATTCCATCATCAATGGCTACTTAGTGCAAAAAAACATGAAACGAAAAGTAAGCATGTTCATGACCTAGATATAGTTGATCAAAACACCTTTAGCTATAGAACTCATACCTGTGGAGAGTTGAGATCAAATAATGTCGGACAGAAGGTTTTACTCTGTGGGTGGGTGCAATTTGTGCGTTTATCGAAATTTTTGCTTATCAGAGATTCATACGGACAGACACAATGTATAGTAAATAattctgatataaatattagtgaTATACCATTAGAAAGTATAGTTATGATTAATGGTACAGTAGCAGCAAGGCCGAAAAGTATGTATAATCCTGAAATGGAAACTGGAGAAATTGAGGTTATTATTGACAAAATAGATATCTTAAACGAAGTTGATAAGTTaccatttaatttaagaaattaccAGAAACCAAAGGAGCAATTAAGACTCCAGTATCGGTATATAGATTTACGATTTCCACAGATGCAAAGTAACCTAAGGCAACGATCATTATTGTTGCATAACATGAGAAAATTTCTTGTCGAAAAACATAGATTTGTTGAAGTGGAAACACCTACTTTATTTTGTCGGACACCAGGAGGAGCTAGAGAATTTATTGTACCGACTCATTATTCCGGCTTATTCTATTCTTTAGTACAAAGTCCACAACAGTTCAAACAAATGCTCATGGTTGGTGGTATAGATAGGTATTTCCAAATTGCTAGATGTTATAGAGATGAAACTACAAGACCAGACAGACAACCCGAATTCACGCAACTTGATATTGAGCTGTCATTCACTAATTTAGACTGTATCATTAACATGATCGAGCAATTACTCCAAGAAACATTTTTGGAAGATCTACCAAAATCACcatttaaaagaataacatACAAGGAGGCCTTAGAAAACTATGGTTCAGACAAGCCAAATTTAACATATGAatggaagttaaataatattagtcatTTATTGGAACAACATTCTGCAGATCCCAATTTTGGAGCATTTTCTTTAGCATATTCCAGTTCATTAGGTAAGCTCACCGctaaatataaagaaacaataaattCCTTAAGAAAGAAGTATAATGTAAGAATAATActcaatgaaaatatatcaagaGATATCGGCcaagatataaataatcaacTAAAAGGCATCACTGGTGAAGAAAACGACAATATTATAGCTTTAGGTGATAAGGACAATGCATGCCTATGTTTAGGTGATATACGTGAATTGCTTGCGCctctattaaaatcaaaaaatcttttatcatGGAAAGATACCATCGAACCATTGTGGGTGGTAGACTTTCCTCTATTTGTTAAAGGAGAAAATGGTTTACAAACATGTCATCATCCATTCACGGCTCCACATCCTGAAGATTTGCATTTATTGGATAGTGATCCCCTGAAAGTTAGGTCACTGGCCTATGATATTGTTTTCAATGGTAATGAAGTAGGTGGAGGCTCGGTGAGAGTTCATAATGCagaattacagaaaaaaatacttgacattttaaatatagattcaaataatttgttacattttattaatgcttTAAAAAGTGGATGTCCTCCACATGGGGGAATAGCTTTAGGCATAGATAGACTTATGGCTATTGCCTgtagagctgagtctattcgggACGTTATAGCATTTCCGAAAACTCACGAAGGTAAGGATCCATTGTCAGGTGCACCGAATAAAGTGAATGATGAAGACAAAAAGTATTACAACATAAgaagtattgaataa
- the LOC125064381 gene encoding probable RNA-binding protein 46, which yields MAEQSNQMTYKLLELMQNTGYSIVQQNGQRKFGPPPDWVGPPPQKGCEVFIGKLPREIFEDELVPLFSRVGKVYEMRLMMDFSGSNRGYAFVTYATRSEAAAAVRQLNGYEIRPRRQIGVVKSVDNCRLFVGNIPKTKTKEEVMEELSKRVTGIVNVILYKNCFDRKLNRGFAFVEFTSHRAAAMARRALVPGCVKLWDQEVMVDWAEPEPDIDDDQMKRVKVLYVRNFEIRTTPDTIQKVFENAINNKVERVKKIYDYAFIHFYEREHAELAMSKLQNADIDGSNIEIRWAKPVDRDLYRIQKLNRGNAKFNNSLDLTQTLLLYKQHLEKKEYANSPKDEGIGSACAGESPCYSPSDLKSPAYSYAAPQVNYTLAPAKLESMCKRYMWPQPTYHYLKYEDPTGAELWVCNVELPQVGLPLLTVPRRIGPLSTRACFSDQQAHVEAAEIALHTLKMLRVDLIQQSTPAQPIYSSMPPMQSCVRLPYDYPTIYPQTQPVVPMPTVWRTV from the exons atGGCTGAACAGAGTAACCAAATGACGTACAAGTTGCTGGAGCTGATGCAGAATACGGGGTATTCCATTGTCCAGCAGAACGGGCAACGGAAATTCGGTCCACCGCCAGATTGGGTTGGCCCGCCTCCACAAAAGGGATGCGAAGTATTTATTGGAAAGCTACCTCGAGAAATTTTTGAAGACGAGCTCGTCCCTCTTTTCTCCCGTGTTGGTAAAGTATACGAAATGCGACTAATGATGGACTTTTCGGGATCCAATCGTGGATATGCCTTCGTCACCTATGCCACACGCTCCGAGGCAGCTGCTGCGGTGAGGCAACTTAATGGTTACGAGATCAGACCGCGAAGGCAAATTGGTGTCGTAAAATCTGTGGATAATTGTCGTCTCTTCGTTGGAAACATCCCCAAGACGAAAACTAAGGAGGAAGTGATGGAAGAACTTTCGAAGAGAGTCACTGGAATCGTAAACGtgatcttatataaaaattgttttgatcGTAAACTTAATCGAGGGTTTGCATTTGTGGAGTTCACATCACATAGGGCTGCTGCGATGGCCAGGCGCGCGTTGGTACCGGGCTGCGTCAAGCTGTGGGATCAGGAAGTTATGGTTGATTGGGCGGAACCTGAACCAGATATTGACGATGATCAGATGAAAAGG GTGAAAGTGCTTTATGTACGTAATTTTGAAATACGGACTACTCCAGATACAATTCAAAAAGTATTTGAAaacgcaataaataataaagttgaacgtgttaaaaaaatttatgactatgcttttattcatttttatgaaaGGGAACATGCTGAGCTTGCTATGTCTAAGTTACAAAATGCTGACATTGATGGTAGTAATATTGAGATACGCTGGGCGAAACCTGTTGACCGTGATCTATATCGGATACAAAAGTTAAATAGAGGCAATGCGAAATTTAATAACAGCTTGGATTTGACACAAACACTGTTGCTTTATAAACAGCACCTTGAGAAGAAAGAGTATGCCAACAGTCCAAAAGATGAAGGCATTGGATCGGCATGTGCTGGGGAAAGTCCATGCTACTCACCGTCTGATTTAAAATCTCCTGCTTACTCTTACGCTGCACCGCAAGTAAACTACACTTTGGCTCCAGCTAAGCTTGAATCAATGTGTAAGAG atatatgtgGCCACAACCAACATATCATTACTTGAAGTATGAAGATCCAACTGGAGCAGAATTATGGGTGTGCAATGTAGAGCTGCCGCAAGTTGGGCTTCCCTTGCTGACTGTACCTCGTCGCATTGGCCCTCTTTCTACAAGGGCTTGCTTCTCAGACCAACAAGCTCATGTAGAAGCAGCCGAAATTGCTCTGCATACACTTAAG ATGTTAAGAGTAGACCTGATTCAACAATCTACCCCTGCTCAACCTATTTACTCCTCCATGCCACCGATGCAGAGCTGCGTGAGATTGCCTTATGACTATCCTACTATATATCCTCAAACACAGCCAGTTGTGCCAATGCCCACAGTCTGGCGTACagtttaa